CCCGCATTTGTTGAGCTTGGAGATTTTCGATAATTTCCCGCCGTCCCAAAACAGGGCGAGCATAGGGAGTGCCGGGAAAAGCCAACTGCACCACCTGCTGAAAAATGCGTCGCTGGGGATCATCCTGCGATCGCCGAATTTCCTCTAGCACCACTAACCGTTCCCGTTCAAAGGGTCCATCGGCAATGGTGGGATTGAGCACCACATCCAGCTGTAAAGGGGCCAAATGCTCAAAATCCTGGGGCGCAGAGGTGAAGTAAAACTGGGTGTAATCCTGGCTGGTGGCCGCATTGGTGCCCGCCCCCCTTGATTCAATGGCCCGCTCAAATTCCCCCATGGCCAGGCGGGGAGTACCTTTAAACACCATATGTTCTAAAAAGTGAGCAGTACCGTTAATTTCATCTCCCTCCCAGCGAGAACCCACCCTCAACCAGAGCTGAAAAGATATGGCTTCCACCGGCATCTGCTCCGCAATAATGGTCAAACCATTAGGCAACACTTCAACATGGGGCAGATTGAGGCGGGGAGGCAATAGGCTGGGGGTCATGGAGGAAAACGGATAGGGTTTGCTCTATGTCTCTTTCCACTCTGACACAATGCTTAGGTTTGGGGGGAATTTTCTTCTCTTTGCTGAGACCCTGCCCAATGGTAAAGCTTAACTATTCCTGGGGGGTAAACCGCTGGAACCTGCCCAAAAACCTTTAAGATCAAGGGGTGGACTGTAATCCCCAAGAGAATTCTCCCAATTTTTGTCATCATTTGCCACTATGCTAACCACCGATGCCGTTTTAACTGTACTCCGTCCCGTTCAAGACCCCGAACTACAAAAAAGCTTAGTGGAACTGAACATGATCCGGGATGTGGCGATCGCCGGGGGCACTGTTAGTTTCACCCTGGTGTTGACCACACCGGCCTGTCCTTTGCGGGAATTCATTGTGGAGGATTGCGAAAAGGCGGTGAAAACTTTGCCGGGGGTGGAAAAGGTGGAAGTAAAGGTGACGGCGGAAACCCCCCAGCAAAAATCCTTGCCCGATCGCCAATCGGTGGGACAAGTGAAAAATATCATTGCCATCTCCAGCGGCAAAGGGGGAGTGGGGAAAAGCACTGTGGCGGTGAATGTGGCCGTGGCCCTGGCCCAAACTGGAGCGGCGGTGGGACTATTGGATGCAGACATTTATGGTCCCAATGCCCCCACCATGTTAGGTCTAAGCGGTGCGGCGGTACAGGTGCAAAATAGCCCCCAGGGGGAAGTGCTGGAGCCAGTGTTTAACCATGGCATCAAAATGGTTTCCATGGGCTTTTTAATTGATCCAGACCAACCAGTAATTTGGCGGGGCCCCATGTTGAACGGCATTATCCGTCAGTTCCTCTACCAAGTTAATTGGGGAGCCTTGGATTACCTGATCGTGGATATGCCCCCCGGTACCGGCGATGCCCAGCTTACCCTAACTCAATCGGTGCCCATGGCCGGTGCAGTCATTGTCACCACCCCCCAAACTGTCTCTTTGTTGGATGCCCGCCGGGGTTTGAAAATGTTCCAACAAATGGGGGTAAACGTGTTGGGCATTGTGGAAAATATGAGCTACTTTATTCCTCCGGATCTGCCGGATCGCCAATATGATCTCTTCGGTTCCGGCGGCGGCGAAAAAGCTTCCAAGGAATTGAATGTACCCCTATTGGGCTGTGTCCCGTTGGAAATTGGCCTACGGGAGGGGGGAGACAAAGGCGTTCCCATTGTGGTTTCCCAGCCCGAATCAGCCTCGGCCAAAGCCCTCACGGCGATCGCCAAACAAATTGCCGGCAAGGTTTCCATGGCAGCCCTGGTTTAGCACTAGGGTGTTAAATGCTCTTCGATGAAATTGGTGTACACATCCCCGGCCAGAAAAGCTGGGGTTTGTAGTATGCGCTGGTGAAATTCCAATGTGGTGGGTACTCCAGTGATGGCGCATTCCCGCAAGGCTCTCTGCATTCTCTTGATGGCCGAAGGGCGATCGCCAGCCCAAACAATTAATTTGCCGATCAGGGAATCGTAGTAGGGAGGGATTTCATAGTCGGTGTAAACGTGGGAATCAATGCGGACTCCGGGGCCACCGGGGGGGAGATAAGCACTGATTTTGCCGGGGTGGGGGCGAAAATTTTGTTTGGGATCTTCAGCATTAATGCGGCATTCAATGGCATGGCCACGAATTTCCACGTCGGACTGGCGGAAGCGGAGTTTTTCTCCCATGGCAATGCGGATTTGTTCCGAAATCAAGTCATAGCCGGTAATCATTTCTGTAACCGGATGCTCCACCTGAATGCGGGTGTTCATTTCCATAAAGTAGAAATTACCGTTACCATCCACCAAAAATTCCACTGTGCCGGCTCCGACGTAGTTAATGGATTTGGCCGCTTTCACCGCCGCCTCCCCCATTTTTTTCCGCAAGTGGGGAGTCAAAAAGGGACTAGGGGCTTCTTCGAGTAACTTTTGATGTCGCCGTTGGATGGAACAATCCCTTTCCCCCAGGTGCACTACGTTACCGTGGCTATCGGCCAAAATTTGGAACTCAATATGGCGGGGTTTTTCAATGAATTTTTCCAGGTAAACCCCTGGATTGCCAAAGGCCGCCCCTGCTTCCCCCTGGGCCGCATGGAACAGTTTGAGAAAATCCTTTTCTTCCTGGACGAGGCGCATCCCCCTACCGCCGCCCCCAGCTGTGGCTTTAATAATTACCGGGTAACCAATTTCCGCTGCAATTTTTAGGGCCGTTGCTTCCGACTCAATCAAGCCCGGACTGCCAGGCACACAGGGCACACCGGACTTTTGCATGGTTTTCTTGGCGGTGGATTTATCCCCCATGGCGGTGATGGCTTCAGGGCTGGGGCCGATGAAAGTAATTTGATGGTCGGCACAAATTTCAGCAAAGCGGGCATTTTCCGCTAAAAATCCGTAACCAGGGTGAATGGCAGTGGCGTTGCG
The genomic region above belongs to Synechocystis sp. PCC 6803 substr. PCC-P and contains:
- the accC gene encoding acetyl-CoA carboxylase biotin carboxylase subunit, whose protein sequence is MQFAKILIANRGEIALRIIHSCEELGIPTVAVHSTIDRHALHVQLANESVCIGPPPSNKSYLNIPNIIAAALTRNATAIHPGYGFLAENARFAEICADHQITFIGPSPEAITAMGDKSTAKKTMQKSGVPCVPGSPGLIESEATALKIAAEIGYPVIIKATAGGGGRGMRLVQEEKDFLKLFHAAQGEAGAAFGNPGVYLEKFIEKPRHIEFQILADSHGNVVHLGERDCSIQRRHQKLLEEAPSPFLTPHLRKKMGEAAVKAAKSINYVGAGTVEFLVDGNGNFYFMEMNTRIQVEHPVTEMITGYDLISEQIRIAMGEKLRFRQSDVEIRGHAIECRINAEDPKQNFRPHPGKISAYLPPGGPGVRIDSHVYTDYEIPPYYDSLIGKLIVWAGDRPSAIKRMQRALRECAITGVPTTLEFHQRILQTPAFLAGDVYTNFIEEHLTP
- a CDS encoding Mrp/NBP35 family ATP-binding protein gives rise to the protein MLTTDAVLTVLRPVQDPELQKSLVELNMIRDVAIAGGTVSFTLVLTTPACPLREFIVEDCEKAVKTLPGVEKVEVKVTAETPQQKSLPDRQSVGQVKNIIAISSGKGGVGKSTVAVNVAVALAQTGAAVGLLDADIYGPNAPTMLGLSGAAVQVQNSPQGEVLEPVFNHGIKMVSMGFLIDPDQPVIWRGPMLNGIIRQFLYQVNWGALDYLIVDMPPGTGDAQLTLTQSVPMAGAVIVTTPQTVSLLDARRGLKMFQQMGVNVLGIVENMSYFIPPDLPDRQYDLFGSGGGEKASKELNVPLLGCVPLEIGLREGGDKGVPIVVSQPESASAKALTAIAKQIAGKVSMAALV